One window of Flavobacteriales bacterium genomic DNA carries:
- a CDS encoding UvrD-helicase domain-containing protein — MFKVLHSSAGAGKTHALVKHYLLLSLHGPDPAAYSHILALTFTNKAAAEMRERVLVYLEALASEKPMDGAKADVRDSVMAEAGITAEELHRRAKAMLTHMLHHWSQVAISTIDAFTRRVVMPFSRDLQLDHELRMTTEEQYYRAKAVDLLLEEAGRDAALTKVLVATCEQLLEDESSWRPDKPLLELSAQLTKENALEHLATLREMDSEQFLELYKRLRQRTKEFRERMRKLGADACDAIERAALTDKDLANGKGGFISYLRKLRDFDGPFDMGKNVIKTLESDKWHSGSATPSAISAIENLASLFRTTIGTVEALRDTEMRDYFIVEAITHDLLATASLNSIDQRLEELKREEGISFFSDLTRKVMAIVQDEPAPFLYERLGEKYQHFLIDEFQDTSLMQWHALLPLVENALSTGGSVLLVGDAKQAIYRWRNGEARQFVAFPKIFRKELLARGDAFESALIRAHVPVEPLASNHRSARSIITFNNDVAGRLKLELDEQERNVYDRHEQAMVREDEGYVEVSCYATGKEAEEDGPWDLMVKAVSDSLADDFRLGDIAVLVRTKAQGATASDHLAQQGWEVVSPDGLTLGANPVACAVVHVLAWLQRPVDENAALAAQSIASVRAKAETVDPFPEGQKPQELLRHWRSEHPRISARLPLVTLVCRIAEALAHDPATDVFIMGLVNEAHAFSKTGGDDLPGFLEHWDRTASGRSVGGTPGLDAIQVMTVHKAKGLQFPVVIVPEAGKSSRGGNGERTWITPEPALEGPPSALVKKVSALTDLGIPELMEEDRLTKLDQLDVLYVALTRPEQRLYVSVAGGVNDFLAKALREHLGLEAGTRWSAGMRGPRIEKERRGALPKEPAAFELSSAAPQGERELALRREAPEGWDPADPDPYRSHGRAVHAMLARVHTPADLPEAVAMESTSWGLSPDVTAAIAKQLEALLAKPELAPFFREGLEVHTESTLLNAEGHAVRPDRVVREGDVFRVLDIKTGAPSEKHADQVRAYTELLHVIEGKPVEGYLLYVSDGMLVPVEA, encoded by the coding sequence ATGTTCAAGGTCCTACACAGTTCCGCCGGTGCCGGCAAGACACACGCCTTGGTGAAGCACTACCTGCTGCTCTCCCTGCACGGTCCTGATCCTGCGGCCTACTCACACATCCTCGCACTCACCTTCACCAACAAGGCCGCGGCTGAGATGCGCGAGCGCGTGCTGGTGTACCTCGAAGCTCTAGCCTCGGAGAAACCAATGGACGGCGCCAAGGCCGACGTGCGCGACAGTGTGATGGCCGAAGCGGGCATCACAGCCGAGGAACTGCACCGCCGTGCGAAAGCGATGCTTACGCACATGCTTCACCACTGGTCGCAGGTGGCCATCAGCACCATCGATGCCTTCACACGCCGCGTGGTGATGCCCTTTTCCCGCGACCTGCAGCTGGACCATGAGCTCCGCATGACCACCGAGGAACAGTACTACCGCGCCAAGGCCGTGGACCTGTTGTTGGAGGAGGCCGGTCGTGACGCCGCGCTCACCAAGGTGCTCGTGGCCACCTGTGAGCAATTGCTGGAGGACGAAAGCTCCTGGCGTCCGGACAAGCCGTTGCTCGAGCTTTCTGCGCAGCTCACTAAGGAGAACGCGCTGGAGCATCTGGCCACACTGCGCGAAATGGACAGCGAGCAGTTCCTCGAACTGTACAAACGCTTGCGCCAGCGTACCAAGGAGTTCCGCGAGCGCATGCGGAAGCTTGGTGCCGATGCCTGCGATGCCATTGAACGTGCCGCGCTCACCGATAAGGATCTCGCCAACGGAAAGGGCGGCTTCATCAGTTACTTGAGGAAGCTGCGTGACTTCGATGGCCCGTTCGACATGGGTAAGAATGTGATAAAAACCTTGGAAAGCGACAAATGGCATTCCGGGTCTGCCACGCCGTCCGCGATCAGCGCGATCGAAAACCTTGCCTCCCTGTTCCGCACGACCATCGGAACGGTGGAGGCGCTGCGCGATACGGAGATGCGCGACTATTTCATCGTCGAAGCCATCACGCACGACCTGTTGGCCACAGCCAGCCTCAATTCCATTGATCAGCGCTTGGAGGAATTGAAACGGGAGGAAGGCATCTCTTTCTTTAGCGACCTCACCCGTAAGGTGATGGCCATCGTGCAGGACGAACCCGCGCCTTTCCTGTATGAGCGCTTGGGCGAGAAGTATCAGCATTTTCTGATCGACGAGTTCCAGGACACCAGCCTGATGCAATGGCACGCGCTGTTGCCTTTGGTGGAGAACGCGCTTTCCACGGGCGGCTCCGTGCTATTGGTCGGCGATGCAAAGCAGGCCATCTACCGCTGGCGCAATGGCGAGGCGCGGCAGTTCGTCGCCTTTCCGAAAATTTTCAGGAAAGAATTATTGGCGCGGGGCGATGCGTTCGAGTCGGCATTAATTCGTGCGCACGTGCCGGTGGAGCCGTTGGCTTCGAACCACCGCTCGGCAAGGAGCATCATCACCTTCAATAATGATGTGGCCGGCAGACTGAAGTTGGAGTTGGACGAACAGGAACGCAACGTGTACGACCGCCATGAGCAGGCCATGGTGCGCGAGGATGAAGGCTACGTGGAGGTGAGCTGCTATGCCACTGGTAAGGAAGCCGAGGAAGACGGGCCATGGGATCTGATGGTGAAAGCGGTTAGCGACAGCCTTGCCGACGACTTCCGCTTAGGCGACATCGCCGTGCTGGTGCGTACCAAAGCACAAGGTGCCACGGCCAGCGACCACTTGGCCCAACAGGGCTGGGAGGTGGTATCCCCCGACGGCCTTACCCTCGGTGCGAACCCCGTTGCCTGCGCGGTGGTGCATGTATTGGCATGGCTGCAGCGACCGGTGGACGAGAACGCCGCCCTTGCCGCGCAGTCCATTGCTTCGGTGCGGGCGAAGGCGGAAACGGTGGACCCCTTCCCCGAAGGCCAGAAGCCCCAGGAGTTACTCCGACACTGGCGTTCCGAACATCCGCGCATCAGTGCGAGATTGCCCTTGGTCACCTTGGTCTGTCGCATCGCCGAGGCGCTCGCACATGATCCCGCAACGGACGTCTTCATCATGGGTCTGGTGAACGAGGCCCATGCATTCTCCAAGACGGGCGGCGACGATCTGCCCGGCTTTTTGGAGCATTGGGACCGCACTGCCAGCGGTCGCTCCGTGGGCGGCACGCCCGGGCTGGATGCGATCCAAGTGATGACGGTCCACAAGGCAAAAGGCCTGCAGTTCCCCGTGGTGATCGTGCCCGAAGCGGGCAAGAGCTCGCGCGGCGGAAACGGCGAACGGACCTGGATCACGCCGGAACCCGCATTGGAAGGCCCGCCCAGCGCATTGGTGAAGAAGGTCTCGGCGTTGACCGACCTCGGTATTCCGGAACTGATGGAGGAGGACCGGCTCACAAAGCTCGATCAACTCGACGTGCTTTACGTGGCGCTTACCCGTCCTGAACAAAGGCTCTACGTCAGTGTTGCAGGAGGTGTGAACGACTTTCTGGCGAAGGCATTGCGCGAGCACTTGGGCTTGGAAGCGGGCACCAGGTGGAGCGCTGGCATGCGTGGCCCGCGGATCGAGAAGGAGCGGAGAGGTGCCCTGCCAAAGGAACCGGCAGCTTTCGAACTTTCCTCCGCTGCTCCGCAGGGCGAGCGCGAATTGGCCCTTCGTCGCGAGGCACCGGAAGGCTGGGACCCTGCCGACCCCGACCCGTATCGCAGCCACGGACGCGCCGTGCATGCCATGCTGGCCCGCGTGCACACACCTGCTGACCTGCCGGAAGCCGTGGCCATGGAAAGTACCAGCTGGGGCCTGAGCCCGGACGTCACAGCTGCCATCGCGAAGCAATTGGAAGCGCTCTTGGCCAAGCCGGAGCTGGCGCCCTTCTTCCGCGAAGGCTTGGAAGTGCATACCGAATCCACGTTGCTCAATGCTGAGGGCCATGCCGTGCGACCGGACCGCGTAGTGCGCGAAGGTGATGTGTTCCGTGTACTGGACATCAAGACCGGCGCGCCTTCCGAGAAGCATGCGGATCAAGTACGGGCCTACACCGAATTACTTCACGTTATAGAGGGAAAGCCGGTGGAAGGCTACTTGCTCTACGTAAGCGACGGCATGCTGGTGCCGGTGGAAGCATGA
- a CDS encoding TonB-dependent receptor, translated as MDVRIALLALFSCLLMASPASAQALQVLDGTSRQPVIGAVLSSKAPARQAATDSTGSVGLAGFPDSALVRVEHISYEPLRIRASALRKLDGPLLLWPRTTELDAFVFSASRFKEPRQDVPEQIDVLARKEIAFDAPQSTGDLLQNSGTVFVQKSQMGGGSPVIRGFEASRVLLVVDGVRMNNAIYRAGHLQDIMTMDPNALERIEVISGPASVVYGSDALGGVVHLMTRSTPFSDSAGTRLFHGGAYARYSTANDERTAHADISLGGHKLSSFTSITASDFGDLRQGQQRLSAYPDFGKKPFTVERIDGADVAVPNPDPDVQTGTGYQQLDLLEKLRFRSGTRTTHQLNLQMSTSSDVPRYDRLSLYSTDSAGAIVPASAEWYYGPQQRLLAAYTLELEGNGFFDQSQITANGQRVVQSRHNRNFGSNSLKNRTEEVTIFGLNADFEKRIAKHELRYGLELTRDAVTSSAFSEYIVTGAVSYLGTRYPGSSTMTHAAAYLTHTVELNRRWLLSEGVRLSHVGLRSTFSDAEDFQFLNGTVAQDNTAFNWRAGAVWSPGKAWRVTALASTGFRAPNVDDLGKVFDSTPGQVIVPNPGLRPERTLNTEVGISKTFAERYTLDAQAFHTWYTDALVVAPSTANGRDSILYDGMMSRVTTMTNAGRATISGGSTQIAAKFTARWSLKSGITCTYGRLHTDSSATPLDHIPPVYGRTAVDYSAKRIHAEIYALYNGWKRLADYSGSGEDNLSSATPDGMPAWWTLNVRGEFSLSRILSVQAGVENILDRNYRVFASGVSAPGRNVMVALRATW; from the coding sequence ATGGACGTACGAATTGCACTTCTCGCCTTGTTCAGCTGCCTGTTGATGGCATCGCCTGCCTCGGCGCAAGCCTTGCAGGTCTTGGACGGCACAAGCCGCCAGCCGGTGATCGGCGCGGTGCTTTCCTCCAAGGCCCCGGCACGGCAGGCCGCCACCGATAGCACCGGCAGTGTGGGCCTTGCCGGTTTCCCGGACAGTGCCTTGGTCCGCGTGGAGCATATCAGTTACGAGCCTTTGCGGATCCGTGCGTCGGCCTTGCGGAAGTTGGATGGTCCGCTATTGCTGTGGCCGCGCACCACCGAACTGGACGCCTTCGTTTTTTCCGCCAGCCGCTTCAAGGAACCCCGGCAGGATGTGCCTGAACAGATCGACGTGCTTGCGCGCAAGGAGATCGCCTTCGATGCCCCGCAAAGCACCGGCGACCTGTTGCAGAACAGCGGTACGGTCTTCGTGCAGAAGAGCCAGATGGGCGGCGGCAGCCCCGTGATCCGCGGCTTCGAGGCCAGCCGCGTGCTGTTGGTGGTGGACGGCGTGCGCATGAACAACGCCATCTACCGCGCGGGCCATTTGCAGGACATCATGACGATGGACCCCAACGCGTTGGAACGCATCGAGGTGATCAGCGGCCCGGCCTCCGTGGTCTACGGCAGCGATGCCTTGGGCGGCGTGGTACACCTGATGACGCGCAGTACGCCTTTTTCCGACAGCGCGGGAACACGCCTCTTCCACGGTGGGGCCTATGCGCGCTACAGCACGGCCAACGACGAGCGCACCGCCCACGCGGACATCAGCTTGGGCGGTCATAAGCTCTCCAGCTTCACGAGCATCACCGCCAGCGATTTCGGGGACCTCCGCCAAGGGCAACAGCGCCTTTCCGCGTATCCGGACTTTGGGAAAAAGCCGTTCACCGTGGAACGCATTGATGGTGCCGATGTGGCCGTTCCCAACCCGGACCCGGACGTGCAGACCGGCACCGGCTACCAACAGTTGGACCTGCTGGAGAAGCTGCGCTTCCGCAGCGGCACACGTACCACGCACCAGTTGAACCTGCAGATGAGCACCAGCAGTGATGTGCCGCGCTACGACCGCCTATCCCTTTACTCCACTGACAGCGCCGGGGCGATCGTTCCCGCCAGCGCCGAATGGTACTACGGTCCACAACAGCGGCTGTTGGCCGCCTATACGCTGGAGTTGGAAGGGAACGGATTCTTCGACCAAAGCCAGATCACCGCCAACGGCCAGCGCGTGGTGCAGAGCCGCCACAACAGGAATTTCGGCAGCAATTCCCTGAAGAACCGCACCGAGGAAGTGACCATTTTCGGCCTCAACGCCGACTTTGAGAAGCGCATCGCCAAGCACGAGCTGCGCTACGGGTTGGAACTGACGCGCGACGCAGTGACCTCCTCGGCTTTTTCGGAGTACATCGTAACGGGTGCTGTTTCTTATCTCGGTACGCGCTATCCGGGCAGCAGCACGATGACGCATGCCGCGGCCTATCTCACGCACACCGTGGAGCTGAACCGCCGATGGCTGCTGAGCGAAGGGGTGCGGCTCTCGCATGTGGGCCTGCGCAGCACCTTCAGCGACGCGGAGGACTTCCAGTTCCTCAACGGCACGGTGGCCCAGGACAACACGGCCTTCAATTGGCGGGCGGGCGCGGTGTGGTCGCCGGGAAAAGCATGGCGCGTCACGGCCTTGGCGAGCACCGGCTTCCGCGCGCCCAACGTGGACGACCTCGGAAAAGTGTTCGACAGCACACCGGGCCAAGTGATCGTGCCCAACCCCGGCCTGCGTCCGGAGCGCACGCTGAACACGGAGGTGGGCATCAGCAAGACTTTCGCGGAACGTTACACCCTCGATGCGCAGGCCTTCCACACGTGGTACACCGATGCGCTGGTGGTGGCGCCCTCCACAGCGAACGGACGCGACAGCATCCTGTACGACGGCATGATGAGCCGGGTGACGACCATGACCAACGCGGGCAGGGCGACCATCAGCGGCGGCAGTACCCAAATTGCTGCCAAGTTCACCGCACGCTGGTCGCTCAAAAGCGGCATCACCTGTACCTATGGGCGGTTGCACACGGACAGCTCTGCCACGCCGCTGGACCATATTCCGCCAGTGTACGGGCGCACGGCAGTGGATTATTCCGCCAAGCGGATCCATGCGGAGATCTACGCATTGTACAACGGATGGAAACGGTTGGCCGATTACAGCGGCAGTGGTGAGGACAACTTGAGCAGTGCCACACCGGACGGAATGCCCGCGTGGTGGACGTTGAATGTGCGCGGTGAGTTTTCCCTTTCGCGGATCCTTTCCGTTCAGGCCGGGGTGGAGAATATCCTGGACCGGAACTACCGGGTCTTTGCCAGCGGCGTGAGCGCACCGGGCCGGAACGTGATGGTGGCGTTGCGCGCGACTTGGTAA